The genomic segment TCCAAAAAATAGATCCAGTCTTCTCCCATAATCCAGGTGTGTAGTACAAAGATTTTGGATGGATTAATGCTTTGAAATCAACCATCCTAGTCATATATAAAACAACAGTGAGAGGAATATAACTTAGTGCTAAGGACACCCATACGCGAGCCATTCTATGATACCTTTCAGCTTTAGAAAAGTTATCAGAAAAGATATCTGTGCTAGCATTCCTTTCTATTTTTTTGAAATATTGTTTTCCTGATGATTTACTACCTGTAATATGCTCCCATCCGCTATCTTGAAAAAGGGTCTTATAATCTTGAAAATCGTTTTTTGATTTAAACGTGCGATAATCAATTTTTATAGTAGAAAAATGTGCTGTTTTACGAAATTTATAATCCCATGTTTTGTCATATAATTCCCAACCTTCGTCGGATTTTTCATTTAACCATTTTTCTTCTTTATCAAGATTAAAAAAGAACTTAAATTTTTTCATACTCATACACCTTCCTGATTCAAATTTTTTTCAGTAATAGCTACGATATGTTTCATTCTTTCATAATCAAGAAGTAGGATGTTTTTCCCTTCTTGTGTGATGACATAAACTTTACGCCTCTTATCTTCACTCTCAACCGGCTTAATGAACTTCAATTTTAATAAGTTTTCGATAGCTCCGTACAATGTCCCAGCAGCCATCCTCACCTCACCATTACTCAAGTCTTCAACTTTTTGTATAATGAGATAACCATGTGCTGGTTCAAATAAAGATAATAGAATATAATAAACAGTTTCTGTCAGCGGTAAATGTTTGTTTCTTTTCATTTAGTTCATTCCCTTCTTAAAATAAAATACGAAAAAATAAACAGTTCAACTATATACTTGCATTGTATACAGTCGAACTGTTTATGTCAATTATTTAATTAAAGATAAAAATAACTAGTTGCAAATTATTTGAAACGATACATGGAATTCCATAGAATCATGTATTCCGAACCTTATTTAAGAAGGTTCATTTGGTTATTCCATTTTTTAAAGAGTATATTTAAACTATCAATAATAGGGATAGGAGAATGTAGATATGAAAATAATGGAAATATACGTTCATTTGGTTGCAATTATAATGCTGATTTTCCTAGGATTTGTGTATGCTGCATATGCCAAACGTGACGGTAGCTTATTATGGATCCCAGGTATTTTATTATTTTTTGGTATTTGTTTTAATTGGTACCTTTATTCGAGATTATTTAATAAATTAAGTAAGGATAAAAAATGAAAAATGCATAAAAGATACATGAAATTACATAGAATCGTGTATCAAGAACCTTGTATTAACAAGGTTCTTTTTTTGAAAGTTCTTTATTTTTTTTAAAAATATGGGGTATCCATAACCTATTCAGGTTATGGATTTTTTTCGCTAATTAGAATTAAATTTTAATGGGCCTAATTTTTTTACCTATTTAGTTAGATTGAGTACTTAAGAAAATAATTGCATTTTCAATAATATCTTGTTGATTAGGTATTTTTCATTCTAGTTGTTCAGAAATAAAGAGTAGCAAAAACAACTCCATTTGCAACTAATCCGTTCAATGTTAAAGTAATTAATACAATTAGGCTGGCTCTCACAACTAAAAAAATAGAATTTTAATTGTTTATATTTATTTTTTATTATTTACAAAATGATATTTTTGTTTTACAATTGACTTGTCAATTGTTGACTAGTCAATTGTAGAACAAAAAAAAGGAGGTATAGTTTGAACCTTAAAGAATTTAGTAGTCTTCTTTATCAGATAAAGATTGCGAACCAAGAAATGACATCCAAATTTGAGGAAGTAACTGGATTTAGTTTGACCAGGTATGAATTAATGATGCTTCTTAAAGAAACAGGAAAATGTTCGCAAAAGCAAATACAGCATAGGTTACATATTGATAGTGCTGCTGTTACGAGACATTTAAAAATTTTAGAAGAAAAAGAATATGTGATTCGAGAAAGAAATAAAGAAAATAATCGAGAAATTTTCGTAGAAATTACTGAAAAAGCAAAAATGGATCTTGAAAGCTGTGAGAAAGAACATGATAGACCACAAAATCCTTTATATCATCTACTTAGTTCTGTAGAAGAGAAACAATTACGACTATTGCTTAAAAAATTAATCAAAGAAGAGGTTTAAAAATGACAATAAATAATGATTTTTCAGATATCGCTTATAATAGAAAATCCATCAGATTGTACGATGAGAGTATCAAAATTTCTAACGAAGAAATGCTTGAAATGATCCAGAAATCAACTATAGCACCGTCGTCAGTAAATATGCAGCCTTGGCGTTTTGTAGTCGTCGAGAGTCCTGAAGAAAAACAAAAATTGAAACCATTAATTCGTTTCAATACAAGACAAAACGACACATCTTCAGCAATGATACTTATATTTGGAGATATGGAATGTTATGAGTATGGAGAAGTAATTTATAATCAGGCAGTAATTGAAGGTAAAATGTCTCCAAAAGTGAGAGATGAACAATTAGCTGCAATCATCCCTTATTACAAAAACTTCACTAGAGAAGAAATGAATGATGTCGTAAAAATTGATTCCAGTTTAGCTGCTATGCAATTTATGCTTGTTGCACGTGCTCATGGATATGATACGAACCCTATTGGTGGATTTGAAGCCGATAAATTAGCAGAAGCATTTGGATTAAAAAAAGACCGTTATGTACCGGTCATGATTCTATCCATTGGTAAAGCATTAGAAGAAGGATATAATTCTATTCGACTGGATGCAAAGGAATTCACTACTTTTAAATAAGAGAGGAAGCTGATCAAATGAAAGTTATTAATGCCTCATTTTTTATCAAAGGGAATCAACGCGAGAATTTTCTATCAGACACCAAAGAATTAATTTCAGAAACTAGAAAAGAAGAAGGTTGTTTAGCCTACAATCTTTACGAATCCCTAGAAGAAAGAAATACCTTCATTATGGTAGAAAATTGGAAAGATCAATTTGCAATTGATATCCATAATCAAAATCCTTTACTACAAAATTTTATTAGTAAAGTAGCTGATTACAGCATAAAAGCACCTGACTTAAAAATTTTCGAATTTGGAGGATAAGTGATGACTATATGGTCTATTATTTTAACGGTGATTGTTGCTATTGAGTTTTTTTATATCATGTATATTCAAACAATCATTACAATTTCTAGCAAGACAAGTCGTATATTCAACATTGATCAGAAAGAATTAAGTCAAAAGTCACTTAATGTGTTACTCAAAAACCAAGGAGTATATAATGGATTAATTGGGTTAGGATTGCTCTATGGTGTATTTTTATCACCAAATTCTCTTGAAGTCACAAGATTACTACTAGTTTACATTATAATTGTTGCTTTATATGGTAGTGTCACAAGTAGTAAAAAAATTATTTTTATACAGGGTGGTCCAGCTCTAGTAACCTTAATTTCAACACTCTTTTAATTTTTATAACTACGTCTCTACGAAGGAGCTAGTGTTAAAAAATAGTTGAATTTTCCAAATTATTAATACACAATAGACCGATATAAATCCTTAATATGCGCTAAAAACATTTAACTTGAATCCTTATTTCAAAGACAATAAAAAAAGAGGGTTAAATAAAAAACTGATCCCAGTGCTGTGCTGGTGTCAGTTTTTTTAGCTATCATTTCTCTCTTCAGTAAGTATAGTATTTAATCAAGATTTTAGATAGCTGTAAGAACTTAATAAAATAGACTATAATTTATTCATACACCATAACCCAATACTTTTCATTCGGATTACCTTCTTCGACAACTTTTTTCCAGCCATTATTTTCATAGAATTCCATAGCTTTTTTATTTTCAGATACACACTTCAACTCTATTGGTTTATTCATTTTGTTTATAGAGGCATTAATCAATTGGGTGCCAATACCTTTACCTGAAAAATCAGGATGAATAAATAAGTTATGTATAAAATTATCTGGTAAATGTAACGAAGCAAATCCAAGAATTTCAAAATTTTCTTCTGCTAAAATGATAAATTCTCCTACAGTGTGTTTATCAAAATCTTTTAAAGACATTTCCTCTGGATCTATCCAATAAAAGCTTTTACGTCGTGATTCTAAGTGTATACGTCTTAAAGCAGGGTAATCTAAGTCATTTGCTACTCTAATCTCCACATTTCACTCTCCTATTATTTTATAAAGATAATTTTCTATTCTCTGTCGTCTAGGGATTATGAAGACACATGAAATTGTATAAAATCATGTATCTAGAATACTATTAAATCAGGGTTATTTTTTTATGCAACCTTTCAATATATGATTTTGTTGTATACTAATCGAAATCATGTATCACTTTTGTAAGAAGAGAGGGATTTTAAATGAGTTACACCGTTTAACCAGTACGCACCCAACAAGAAATAAACAATTTTTTTGAGAGCATCA from the Carnobacterium inhibens subsp. inhibens DSM 13024 genome contains:
- a CDS encoding MarR family winged helix-turn-helix transcriptional regulator, which produces MNLKEFSSLLYQIKIANQEMTSKFEEVTGFSLTRYELMMLLKETGKCSQKQIQHRLHIDSAAVTRHLKILEEKEYVIRERNKENNREIFVEITEKAKMDLESCEKEHDRPQNPLYHLLSSVEEKQLRLLLKKLIKEEV
- a CDS encoding nitroreductase family protein, coding for MTINNDFSDIAYNRKSIRLYDESIKISNEEMLEMIQKSTIAPSSVNMQPWRFVVVESPEEKQKLKPLIRFNTRQNDTSSAMILIFGDMECYEYGEVIYNQAVIEGKMSPKVRDEQLAAIIPYYKNFTREEMNDVVKIDSSLAAMQFMLVARAHGYDTNPIGGFEADKLAEAFGLKKDRYVPVMILSIGKALEEGYNSIRLDAKEFTTFK
- a CDS encoding putative quinol monooxygenase encodes the protein MKVINASFFIKGNQRENFLSDTKELISETRKEEGCLAYNLYESLEERNTFIMVENWKDQFAIDIHNQNPLLQNFISKVADYSIKAPDLKIFEFGG
- a CDS encoding PadR family transcriptional regulator translates to MKRNKHLPLTETVYYILLSLFEPAHGYLIIQKVEDLSNGEVRMAAGTLYGAIENLLKLKFIKPVESEDKRRKVYVITQEGKNILLLDYERMKHIVAITEKNLNQEGV
- a CDS encoding DUF2812 domain-containing protein, translating into MKKFKFFFNLDKEEKWLNEKSDEGWELYDKTWDYKFRKTAHFSTIKIDYRTFKSKNDFQDYKTLFQDSGWEHITGSKSSGKQYFKKIERNASTDIFSDNFSKAERYHRMARVWVSLALSYIPLTVVLYMTRMVDFKALIHPKSLYYTPGLWEKTGSIFWRAFLFETPFVFLRGFFWILFPILIILYIVFAIKAHYHYKNAISKD
- a CDS encoding DUF1304 domain-containing protein, coding for MTIWSIILTVIVAIEFFYIMYIQTIITISSKTSRIFNIDQKELSQKSLNVLLKNQGVYNGLIGLGLLYGVFLSPNSLEVTRLLLVYIIIVALYGSVTSSKKIIFIQGGPALVTLISTLF
- a CDS encoding GNAT family N-acetyltransferase, whose amino-acid sequence is MEIRVANDLDYPALRRIHLESRRKSFYWIDPEEMSLKDFDKHTVGEFIILAEENFEILGFASLHLPDNFIHNLFIHPDFSGKGIGTQLINASINKMNKPIELKCVSENKKAMEFYENNGWKKVVEEGNPNEKYWVMVYE